The Primulina eburnea isolate SZY01 chromosome 6, ASM2296580v1, whole genome shotgun sequence genome contains a region encoding:
- the LOC140833346 gene encoding uncharacterized protein — protein sequence MEASFEVEDDVFFADLSKQISLLIKDDDDEEESLVHCPSVHIQAFTQAISPSTQARILGHDQQSQIRRGMSKGTGVFIPRSMTNPRRNNNFKQGRFNANYKFQRPNLDYHNSRGIVPHLKHNNNNVNPPYDSINPRS from the exons ATGGAAGCATCTTTTGAAGTAGAGGACGATGTGTTCTTTGCAGATTTGAGCAAACAAATCTCTCTACTTATCAAGgacgatgatgatgaagaagaatcTCTTGTTCACTGTCCTTCAGTACATATACAG GCTTTTACCCAAGCAATCAGTCCCTCGACACAAGCAAGGATTCTTGGCCACGATCAACAGTCACAAATCAGAAGAGGAATGAGTAAAGGGACGGGAGTTTTCATCCCTCGTTCGATGACAAATCCGAGGAGGAACAATAATTTCAAGCAAGGAAGATTCAATGCCAATTACAAGTTCCAAAGGCCTAATCTTGATTACCACAACTCAAGAGGGATAGTTCCTCATTTGAAGCACAATAATAACAACGTTAACCCACCGTACGATTCGATTAACCCAAGAAGCTAG